The Chroicocephalus ridibundus chromosome 4, bChrRid1.1, whole genome shotgun sequence genome contains the following window.
GCGCAGCTCCTCCCGCACCGGCTCCCACTGCCGCCCGCGGGCTTCCACCAGGGCGAGGGCCATGGGCGGCAGCCGCTCCTGCATGCCCAGCACGCCGGCCAGGTGGTAGGAGAGCGCCTCGCCCTGGATCTGCTCCGGGTTGATGCCGTAGCGGACGCAGGCGCGGCTCCCGTCCGACAGCCGCGCCAGCCGGTTGGAGCTgcgcccgcagccgccccgctccAGCGAGGCCACGCGGGCGGCGCGGGCAGCCGACAGCcacgccgccgcctcctccgccgcgAAGCCCGGCGGCACCAGCGCCTCCAGCTCACGGCTCCAGAAGATGCCCCGCTCCACCGGAgagacggcggcggcggcggccggcggcggcaaGCCGGCCGCAGCAAACCGCCCTTCGTCGTCCCGCTCCTCCTGGTCCGCGGCCGGCACCGCCAGCAGCGCCCGGAAAGTTttctgcccgccgccgccgggctcgccccgcgccgccggggagctcccccagccccaccgccccggGGGCGGGCGCGGCTCTGGATCCGGCTCCCGCCGCGTCGCCGCCTCCCGCCGCAGCAGCACCGTCCAGAGCCCCGGCAgggcgcccagcagcagcagcccaagcaggggcagggggcccggcgcggcccgcctCGCCCGCTTCATCCTCCCGCCGTTTCACGCCGCTGCCGCGGGACGCGGCGGCGGTGCAGCCCCGCCGCTCGGCCGCTCGGCGCGGCGCTGGCGCATGGCCGCAGCCCGGCCCGGGCCGGACCAGCCGCCCGGggagcggcagcgggagcaggcgAGCCTGGTGAGCCCCGTCAGCAGCCCCGCGCCGTGtgcgccccgctccgccggcggcCGGCAGGCACGGGCACCCGCACCACGTGggggagctggggcgggggggggcggcgcgcACGACCCGCCCCGTCTCCCGGCGTGGCCCGCCGCTTAAAACGGTGATACCCCGTGCGGCGGTGAAGCGGGCCCACCGGCGGCGGGGCACCCCGTCGGGGAGGCGGAAGGGTGGGGGGCGGCGTGGGgtccgcgccgcccgcccgcgggaAGGGAAAGTGCTGCGGCGGGGGCGCTCGGCTCCGCCgcttcctcctccccgctgccggcagcacaAAGGAGGCTGCACAtcgagggagggagggggaaggggaaggcggCGCGCACGCCGGTGAGGCCGCCCCCCGCGCGGGTGTACGGGCTGCCGCGGAGTCCCCGGGCTcggccgcgccgcctcccgcccACGCCGACACGAACGGGGTCGCGCCGCGGTCGCTGGTGGATCGGcaccctctctgcctcccccccccggctccccccgggcgctgtggggccgggagcgggggcgAGGAGCTGGCAGATGGTTGCACAAAGGGATCGCCCGAAACACATACGCCGCGGTGCACATGCAGCGTGCGTACGTATGGGCACatatacagacacacagagcCGCCCGCTCGAGCAGCGTAACGCCCGGGACCAAGCCGGGACACGGCGGCGTGATGCCGAGGCTCCCTGCCGGGGAGGGCCGCCGCTGACCACGGGCGAGGCGCGGCCGTGAGACCCCACGGAGCATCACCtcctcccccgcctcctcctGCTTCGGGAGCAGCGGCCAGCCGGTGCGGAGCTCGTGTGCACGGAGGGGTGCACCGTTCACGTCCGTAGACACCGGTTTGTGCGGCGTGCTCGCCCATCAGAGGTGTCACGGCGTGTGCCGTGCGGACCGGCTTTTCCTGGCATTTTAACGCCCCCGAAAGGAAGTTTCGAGCCTGCGGAGCTGGCGGCAGGGCACAGTCCCGCCCCGCGGGATTTCCTGCCCGAGGGAACGATAGCCAGACCTTCTCTTCAAGTTTTGTCCCTTTGAAGTCTTTAGGGTGTACACTGGAAGATTAGAAGAGCAGCTATTTCTCTATGTGtctctccccccccacacccccaccccgcccaTTCCAATTTCCTGCCTTCCCAAGGCAAGGAAACttagctctgctttttctgtattttactggAGACCTCTCTTGGGAAGAACATGTTTGTGAGACAAGTTAGATTAAACACCTCTCCCTTCTTCAATCAGTGCCATGGCTATCCTCCAAAGTAGTTATTGGAGTTGCATGAGCGAAGCAAAACCACCACATACAGAATCTTAAacattgcaaatgaaaaaatccctttctctttctcaccTCCTGCTCTTTTGAGATACCACGGCAACTCCGAGTTTTCCAACCACACCAGTCTTCCAGGTTGAATAGGGtccaatttattttcttttaatgtaagaaaaaggGAATTATCTCTTTTccaggttttcttaaaaaaaaccattcAAACTCTCCTAATCCATCTTaacaattagaaaagaaaaaacacatcaaagaaaccaacaccaaaacaaaaacaaacaacaaaaaagaaaacaaaagaaaacaaccccctccctcccccagaagCTGAACTCCCTGTCTTTTGCCTCAAATTCCCCTTTAAACCGGGACTCCGCAGCCGTCCTAGGGAAGCTCCGGCTGTAAGACGCCAATGCCTTATCCTAGCTTTCCAACAGCACGCCCCGCGGCCCCGCAGTTTGCGGGCGGCGGCGTTTCCCCTGCGCTCCCACGGCGGAGGGCGGCCGCGGCTGCCCCCGAGCCCGGGCGGAGCGGGAGAAGAGCAAGGCGAGCGCTTCCCCCCGCGCCCCACGGCGGAGCCGAGCCGCCGTGTCGCACCAGCTCCTCCCACCGGTCACGGCGCCGCGCTGCAGCCGCCGCCGGCACTCACCGGACAGCCTGGCCCCGGCTCCCCTATGCCACCCCGACCCCAGCAAGGGGACAGGCTGAGGACACCGGCTTGTA
Protein-coding sequences here:
- the FJX1 gene encoding four-jointed box protein 1; this translates as MKRARRAAPGPLPLLGLLLLGALPGLWTVLLRREAATRREPDPEPRPPPGRWGWGSSPAARGEPGGGGQKTFRALLAVPAADQEERDDEGRFAAAGLPPPAAAAAVSPVERGIFWSRELEALVPPGFAAEEAAAWLSAARAARVASLERGGCGRSSNRLARLSDGSRACVRYGINPEQIQGEALSYHLAGVLGMQERLPPMALALVEARGRQWEPVREELRGSHWAEGAVVSLTRWVDNLTAVVAPAPWGAEAGAGRRLQPLSAGELGGLPPSQLVELVQWSDLILFDYLTANFDRLVSNLFSLQWDPRVMRRATSNLLRAPDGGLVFMDNEAGLVHGYRLLAMWDPYNEPLLRSVCVFREGTARRVAELHRRRSAAAELHRRYRAREPLWARLGFLSERQAELLQARVDFVHRHIAQCRAQAAVL